Proteins found in one Lepisosteus oculatus isolate fLepOcu1 chromosome 22, fLepOcu1.hap2, whole genome shotgun sequence genomic segment:
- the pus1 gene encoding pseudouridylate synthase 1 homolog isoform X1, giving the protein MLKLRLILNKLRSPPIACVKGWADTSIHLFQTSCKMSEELHLKEIPAEANDTLKRTAEGKDDHGDIGHVDKKFKPNAEDTNDEQKKLPKRKVVLLMAYSGKGYHGMQRNPGSSQFKTIEDELVTALVKSGCIPENHGTDMKKMSFQRCARTDKGVSAAGQVVSLKLWLIDDILEKINRHLPSQIKVLGLKRVTGGFNSKNKCDARTYSYMLPTVAFAHKDKDQQDSSYRLSKETLERANKLFSCYKGTHNFHNFTSQKGPRDPSARRYIMEMFCEEPFVRQGLEFAVIKVKGQSFMMHQIRKMIGLVIAVVRGYAGEDTLERSWGEKKVDIPKAPGLGLVLEQVHFEKYNKRFGSDGLHEPLDWREQEAKIAAFKEEHIYPTIIQTEQEEKSMLNWLSTLPIHDFEATVSGVQNSGAGARDDEDDEGNDSD; this is encoded by the exons ATGCTAAAATTACGACTGATTTTGAATAAATTAAGAAGTCCCCCTATTGCGTGTGTTAAAG GCTGGGCTGATACGAGCATCCATTTATTTCAAACATCTTGCAAAATGAGTGAGGAACTGCATCTGAAGGAGATTCCTGCAGAGGCTAATGACACACTCAAACGAACTGCCGAGGGGAAAGATGATCATGGAGATATTGGCCATGTGGATAAAaaattcaaaccaaatgcagAAGACACTAATGACGAGCAGAAGAAGCTTCCTAAAAGAAAGGTTGTTTTACTGATGGCATATTCTGGCAAAGGCTATCATGGTATGCAG AGAAATCCAGGCTCATCACAATTCAAAACTATAGAAGATGAGTTAGTCACAGCTCTGGTCAAGTCAGGGTGTATACCAGAAAACCATGGCACTGATATGAAGAAAATGTCATTCCAAAGATGTGCAAGGACTGACAAG GGTGTCTCTGCAGCAGGTCAGGTTGTCTCTCTCAAGCTTTGGCTGATAGAtgatattttagaaaaaatcaaCAGACACTTGCCTTCACAAATCAAAGTTTTAG GGCTCAAGCGGGTGACTGGTGGTTTTAATTCGAAGAACAAGTGTGATGCCAGGACTTACTCCTACATGCTACCAACTGTGGCCTTTGCACATAAAGACAAGgaccagcaggacagcagcTATCGGCTTAGCAAAGAGACTCTGGAGAGGGCGAATAAACTGTTTTCGTGCTACAAGGGAACTCACAACTTCCACAACTTCACCTCTCAGAAGGGCCCAAGGGACCCCAGTGCCCGCCGTTACATCATGGAGATGTTCTGTGAGGAGCCCTTCGTCCGGCAGGGCTTGGAGTTCGCGGTCATCAAGGTGAAGGGTCAGAGCTTCATGATGCACCAGATCCGGAAGATGATCGGCCTGGTCATCGCAGTGGTGAGGGGCTACGCAGGCGAGGACACCCTGGAGAGGAGCTGGGGTGAGAAGAAGGTGGATATCCCCAAGGCCCCCGGCCTGGGGCTGGTTCTCGAGCAGGTCCACTTCGAAAAGTACAACAAGCGCTTCGGAAGCGACGGCCTCCACGAGCCCCTGGATTGGAGAGAGCAGGAGGCCAAGATCGCAGCTTTCAAAGAAGAGCACATCTACCCCACCATCATCCAGACGGAGCAGGAGGAGAAGTCCATGCTGAACTGGTTAAGCACCCTGCCCATCCACGACTTTGAAGCCACCGTTTCGGGGGTTCAGAACAGCGGAGCGGGAGCTCGG gATGATGAAGACGATGAAGGGAATGACTCTGACTGA
- the pus1 gene encoding pseudouridylate synthase 1 homolog isoform X2, with the protein MSEELHLKEIPAEANDTLKRTAEGKDDHGDIGHVDKKFKPNAEDTNDEQKKLPKRKVVLLMAYSGKGYHGMQRNPGSSQFKTIEDELVTALVKSGCIPENHGTDMKKMSFQRCARTDKGVSAAGQVVSLKLWLIDDILEKINRHLPSQIKVLGLKRVTGGFNSKNKCDARTYSYMLPTVAFAHKDKDQQDSSYRLSKETLERANKLFSCYKGTHNFHNFTSQKGPRDPSARRYIMEMFCEEPFVRQGLEFAVIKVKGQSFMMHQIRKMIGLVIAVVRGYAGEDTLERSWGEKKVDIPKAPGLGLVLEQVHFEKYNKRFGSDGLHEPLDWREQEAKIAAFKEEHIYPTIIQTEQEEKSMLNWLSTLPIHDFEATVSGVQNSGAGARDDEDDEGNDSD; encoded by the exons ATGAGTGAGGAACTGCATCTGAAGGAGATTCCTGCAGAGGCTAATGACACACTCAAACGAACTGCCGAGGGGAAAGATGATCATGGAGATATTGGCCATGTGGATAAAaaattcaaaccaaatgcagAAGACACTAATGACGAGCAGAAGAAGCTTCCTAAAAGAAAGGTTGTTTTACTGATGGCATATTCTGGCAAAGGCTATCATGGTATGCAG AGAAATCCAGGCTCATCACAATTCAAAACTATAGAAGATGAGTTAGTCACAGCTCTGGTCAAGTCAGGGTGTATACCAGAAAACCATGGCACTGATATGAAGAAAATGTCATTCCAAAGATGTGCAAGGACTGACAAG GGTGTCTCTGCAGCAGGTCAGGTTGTCTCTCTCAAGCTTTGGCTGATAGAtgatattttagaaaaaatcaaCAGACACTTGCCTTCACAAATCAAAGTTTTAG GGCTCAAGCGGGTGACTGGTGGTTTTAATTCGAAGAACAAGTGTGATGCCAGGACTTACTCCTACATGCTACCAACTGTGGCCTTTGCACATAAAGACAAGgaccagcaggacagcagcTATCGGCTTAGCAAAGAGACTCTGGAGAGGGCGAATAAACTGTTTTCGTGCTACAAGGGAACTCACAACTTCCACAACTTCACCTCTCAGAAGGGCCCAAGGGACCCCAGTGCCCGCCGTTACATCATGGAGATGTTCTGTGAGGAGCCCTTCGTCCGGCAGGGCTTGGAGTTCGCGGTCATCAAGGTGAAGGGTCAGAGCTTCATGATGCACCAGATCCGGAAGATGATCGGCCTGGTCATCGCAGTGGTGAGGGGCTACGCAGGCGAGGACACCCTGGAGAGGAGCTGGGGTGAGAAGAAGGTGGATATCCCCAAGGCCCCCGGCCTGGGGCTGGTTCTCGAGCAGGTCCACTTCGAAAAGTACAACAAGCGCTTCGGAAGCGACGGCCTCCACGAGCCCCTGGATTGGAGAGAGCAGGAGGCCAAGATCGCAGCTTTCAAAGAAGAGCACATCTACCCCACCATCATCCAGACGGAGCAGGAGGAGAAGTCCATGCTGAACTGGTTAAGCACCCTGCCCATCCACGACTTTGAAGCCACCGTTTCGGGGGTTCAGAACAGCGGAGCGGGAGCTCGG gATGATGAAGACGATGAAGGGAATGACTCTGACTGA